A segment of the Prochlorococcus sp. RS04 genome:
AGAAAATACCAACTATTTATAGACAATTTCTTGAAACTCAAATGCTTGATATCTCAAAATATCCAATGGAAGTTGCCCCAACTGCTCATTATTCTATGGGAGGTATAAAAGTTAATCCTTATAATCTTGCTACTTCAGTAGAAGGTTTATATGCTGCAGGAGAAGTTGCAGGAGGTCTTCATGGGGCAAACCGCTTAGGTGGTAATTCTCTTGCCGAAATTCTTATTTTTGGCAAACGAGCTGGTTTTGCAGCTGTAGAATACTCTAGGAAATTAAATCAACAAGTCAGATCAGGAAAAGCTATTTTAATCGCACATCAAAATATCAATAAATATATAAAAAGAGGTAAAGAATTAGTTAGACCACTTCAGCATGAATTACGCCTAATAATGTGGAAGAATTGTGGCGTTATAAAGAACCAAGAATTACTCTCAGAGGGTTTAGAAAAAATTAAACTTCTTAAAAGTAAAATCAATGATACCGATGTAAGGATTGATATACATAATTGCGAAGATTTAACTTTAATTTTTGATCTTCAATCTTCTTTAAAAAGCGCTGAAGCAACCATAATTTCTGCTATGCAAAGAAATGAAAGTAGAGGAGCTCATCAAAGGAGTGATTTTCCACAAACTGATCCCAATTTTGAATTAAATTGTATAGTTAGAATGTCTAATAATGAAGATGAACTAATTATTTCGAAAGTCCCCAAAAAGAAGTTAAGAAAAAACCTCCAAAAAATTGTACAAAAAACAACTAAAATTGAGGATTTTAAAAATAAATTACTTGAATGAATTTATCTGCTATAAATAAACTTTTTTAGAAAAATATAATTCTTAGTTCATATTCATAATTAAATTTAAAAAATTTCTAAAACTTCTCGTATTCTTTTCTATTCATTAGCATGTATGGACTATTGCCAATATTACTTAGATATCTTGTTAAACCATAAATTGAAGCTAGAGCAATTTTTTTTCTTGATCTCCTGCAAGACAGAGGATAACCAAAATTCCTTGCATTTTTTTTCTTAATAGATAACTTTTTTTTATAATTTGTTGTTTCTATAGATTCTGATATCCCATTCCCTCCCATTAATAATTCATTAGGACAATAATGCGCTGTAATTGATTTTCTTGAAAACCCTGGTTCTTTCTGAGATGATGAGCCATGGATAAGTAGAGGATGCCAAATCAATACATCTCCTTTTTTTAAAAAAATGTTTTTCTTCTTAAATTTCTTTTGGTTTAATTTTGTCCATTCAATTAGCTGATTATGATCAAGATTAATCCAAGATTTTGAAGAATTCTTATGAGACTTTGGATAAACATGAAAAGAGCCACCTTTCCCATCAATGTCTTCTAAAGCAACCCATACTGCAAGTAGACTTCCAGGAGGGTTTGTATCTAAATACCAAGAATCAATATGATCAATAGTACCGGTAGATTTATCAAAAAGCATATTTTGCCACATAGTAAATTCTTTAAAATAAGATAGTTTTGATAATGCATTTTTGATATCTGAGGATTGCAATATGTCTCTACCTGCTTTACCAAATCTATATGCCCAAAGGATGTCAGTGAAATTATGGAATGAAGTATTTAAGAGATTAAATTCATCTAAATCATTTTTAACTCTTCTATAGTTGTGTTCAGATTGAGAAAAGTATAATAAATTATTTTTTTTAAATTTA
Coding sequences within it:
- a CDS encoding phytanoyl-CoA dioxygenase family protein — protein: MINLFDQYKENGYVIFPKLISNAKIDSLLDELDKFKKNNLLYFSQSEHNYRRVKNDLDEFNLLNTSFHNFTDILWAYRFGKAGRDILQSSDIKNALSKLSYFKEFTMWQNMLFDKSTGTIDHIDSWYLDTNPPGSLLAVWVALEDIDGKGGSFHVYPKSHKNSSKSWINLDHNQLIEWTKLNQKKFKKKNIFLKKGDVLIWHPLLIHGSSSQKEPGFSRKSITAHYCPNELLMGGNGISESIETTNYKKKLSIKKKNARNFGYPLSCRRSRKKIALASIYGLTRYLSNIGNSPYMLMNRKEYEKF